The nucleotide window CATTGCATAGAAGGCTTTATGGATATTACTTGGCTCATGTGATGGAATGGAAATATTTTTCCATTATTGACATTGATTTTATTTGTCTCTCCTGGGAGATTACATGGCTGTGAGGGTAGGTGGAAAAAAGGAGTATTTAGTCATGATGCTCTAGCCACTGTGGTTTGGTGGATCAGTTGGTCTTCTTACCTACCAACTTTCTATGTTCATATGAAGTGCAATGCACAGCTGACAGTGAGATCATGCAGCAAGCTGTGTTTTCCTCCAGTCTGTATTACTCCAAATCAGTTCTTACAGGAAAGTTGTACATGCCTGTCTGGAGATTCAGGAAGGTCTTGGGTCCCTGCGTTGCTAATTTCCAATGttaggagtgtgtatgtgtggcaGCATCTATTCTTATGAAATATTAAAAAAGATTCAGTGCAAAGATTTACAACTTTCTAGTTGATTCAGTGGGCCATCTGTGCACTTATAATTTCACACACGGATGGATTTATACACAAACCTACACAAAAATGTTTCTTGGCTCCAATACATTTTGAAGTCAGCTCAGAATATGATATGCATTGATAAGCATTGAAAACCTTTGGACTATATAGGTAAATATATCAACAACCTTAGCATATGTCAATATGAAGCCCAGTGCAAAAAAGAAAAACAGCTTTGTAGAGTGGGTTTTGCAGCCCGGGCTGGCATTTACTGCTGATCTCTAGTAATCCTGAAAAGTTAGAGGTGTGGGCTTTCTTCAATTGCTACAGATTGGTTTGCTGAGCCGTCTCTTGGAcagctaagagtcaacaacattgcttcaTGACTGGATTCACtttaaggccatttcagagaaggATAGTGGGTTTCgtccccaaaaggacattagtgaatcaattggatttatttttttaaatgataatCCAACTAAATTTGTGGTTACTTTTATTGACATCAATTTCCAGAAGTTTTcagctgaattcaaattctcaagctGCCCGGGTTAGATTTGAACTCAGATTCCTTGTGATGTCTGGTTCAGTAACATAAGCACCCTCTTGAGGTGAAAAACACTTCAAAGCCAATAAAAAGCTTCTGGAGCATCATCACTGTTGCTTTTGTAAGCAACGCACTTTGCACAGACACAAGGTAAGCAATATAACCAACTTCAGTCCCACATTTTGGAACAGAACAAGTAGATTGTAAGATGTCACCATTTGGTAAAAATGATTTTTTAGCAAGGAAACCCACGAGCCCAGTAACATTGCAGTAGAATGTAAAAATGATACTTAATTGGGTGCACTATTTTATTTACATCATGGTTCCCTGAAATGAATACACCTGAGTGACATTTTGCAATTAGTAGCAAAGTGATGGCATTTTCCATTAACTTTGAAGGAAGCAGTACACAAACATCTAGTGAGCTGTCCGGCATAAATTCCACCTTTCCCAATGCTAATTgccttaggggaggtgatggtttaGTGGTATTAGCAATTTCCAatgagtattaatccagaaactcagctaatgttctggggatgtggatttgaatcccgccacagcagatagtggaatttgaactcaattaaaaatatctggaattaacaatctattgatgaccatgaaatcattgtcgattttcagaaaaatccatctggtgcaCCATCTGATccatctggtcctttagggaaggaaatctactgtccttacctggtctgacctatgtgtgtctccagagccacagcaatgtggtattACTCCAGATCAGTCCTTACAGGAAAGCTGTATATGCATGTCTGAAGATTTAAAGAGTTCTTGGGTCCCTGCATTGCTAATTTCCAATATtaggagtgtgtatgtgtatggcAGCATCCATTCTTATGAAATATTTAAAAAGGTACAGTACAAAGATTTACAACTTTctagttgattctcaactgccctcaggcaacaagggatgggtaataaatggtggccagccagtgacacccatatcccatgaatgaattttcaaAAAATCTCATTTTGGTGCCAGCTGCAGGAGATCTCTGGTGTCCAATGACAGTGATGTAACCACACAGGCTGAGTAGCCAATCACCTTGATCAATTTTCACAGACAACAAACCAGACATTCATAGCTCTGGTTAGCCTTAATTTTTTTCCTGATGTCACCTTACAGGGGATGAAATAAAGATGGGGCATACACATGGGATTCATCTAGAAGATGAAACATCACAAacacattttaatttttaaaaattattattttttaattagTGGAACTGTTATTGTGAAATGGAGAAATTTACCATTGGGCACAAACATAAAATTAGGTTTTCAAATCCAGACAGGTTGGTCAAAAGTAACCGTGCCACTAAAACTCAGAGTCATAATGGCACAGAAAGAtaccatttggcacattgagttTACACCTGTTCTCTGCACGGCAGTCCAGTCAGTGGCATCCTCCCACTCTATTCACACAACAGTTCAAATATATTTCCCTCAAACATCCATCTAATAGTCGTTTGAAATCACTGATGAACTCCACCTCCATAACCCCCATAGTTCCACATCATTACCACTACCCTTGTCCAACAAGATATAACGTTTttaatgggggcggcacggtagcacagtggttagcactgatgcctcacagcatcaggagcctgggttcgattcctggcttgggtcactgtctgtgtggagtttgcacattctcctcgtgtctgcgtgagttttccctgggttctccggtttcctcccacagcccaaagatctgcgggttcggtggattggctatgctaaattgccccttagtgtcctaaaatgcgtagattagagggattagcaggtaaaatatatgggggtagggcctgggtgggattgtggtcggtgcagactcgatgggccaaatggcctctttctgcactgtagggtttctatgatttctatgatgatgaagaCTAATGGCCAAAGTGCACCTCAATTCGCTGATTCTTAATTGATTTCCATCCGTGGGGATTTCGGTTCTGCAATCTGTAGGGGAGCAACATTAATAACAACTTGCAGATCTCTGCGTTTAACTGCACACGTGTGGACGCCAGAAATTGCTGTCGCTTTCACAGTGATGATGGCAAATGTTGACCGTCTCGCCGCTCTGGACAATTGGGAttttgtacaattgtacaatttAGAAGTTCAATATTTAGCCACATGATGGCGGTGCTGTATGCTGCAAAGCTAGGCAATGAAATGAACCCAGTCAATTATAACCTTGCAGATTGGAGTTTATTGCACTTGAAAAACCTTTGATGTTTCTAATCAAgtgacccccccaccaccaccaccaccacctttattttaaaattcagtcTTGTGATTACAATTGTCAGTAATTTACATCGccacacaaaaaaaatcagtcgttggaaatgtttgcaattagatttcttttttaaaaaagtggaacATTGTTTTTAATCACACGTTTCTATTTGTATCTATTCTATTTCGATGTGTGCATGTATACATTACATATGTGTGAATGAATATGTTTTCATATCCATATATAAATAGTATTCATATGTATGTTTTGCGTGTTTACATtagatgtgcaggtgagatatatatacacacacatatatatatatagttgttcaggacatatatatatatagatgttATATAGATATTGAGGTAGGATTAAAGGAGTCCGCTTGCTTGCAGGGTATTTGCATCCCTGCTGATTTGGGACGAGCCATCGGAAATCTTGAATGATTATCTGAAAATTATACATCATGCACGAAAGGAAAGCGTGGCCATAGATCTGAGCGAGAGAGCCGTGGGACAAGCCCACACCTCAGTTCGACGATGAGCCGCGAATCGGGGCGGGGGTTTAAAAGGCTGCCGTGTATTACCGGCTCGCTTTGATTCGGTGCGCGATACCTGAGCCCCGGTCACTTgtgcagtgcatgtgtgtgtgtgagagtgagtgagtgagtgagagaatgaacTCCTGGCGGGGGAGGGAAAGGCGACTCTGTGCTTCCTTTCTGCCAACAGATTCCCAGCTCATTACCCTAACACCACAGCTTGAGAGAGGGATAGTGTGATCACACTGTCATGCCACCATGGATCTGCCAGGTAACACCATCACCAACGTGGGGCATCACACTGCAAACGTAATGTTAAAGCGTTAGCAAACTAGCACGCGGGCTTAGTGGAAGGGAGACATTGAGCTGGAGAACAGCGGTAAATATTTTATCTAACTTGGAGATCTCTTCGCAATTAAAACGGTAAGAGCTACCTTGGCTGCGAGCTCCTATTTAACACGCCTCCAGCTTCTCTGATGGTTtttcccccctctttctcttttgcTGGAGAATGGGCAACTTTATTtttgtcgggggcgggggggggggggagggggttgacgGATGAGTTGCAGAGAGGAGCGGGGCATTGGGGGCAGTGAACTTGCCTCTGAGGCCGGCTGGGTTTCAAGGGGCTGAAGacagtgaagacagcagcaacttCAGGGAGAAGGAGAACGCAAAGTCAAGTTCAATTGGAGAATTCCTTCATcagtaaagggggggggggggagaaagaaagactGGAGGATTGAGactaaagagggggagagagactggagggttGAGACTAAAGGAGGGGAGAGACTGGAGGGTTGAGACTAAAGGAGGGGAGAGACTGGAGGGTTGAGACTAAAGGAGGGGAGAGACTGGAGGACTGTGACtaaagaggggaggggaagaCTGGAAGATTGAGATTaaagtggagggtggggggagagtgaataCATCTGGAGAATGACAGGGTAGCAGTCTTATTCAGCCAGGATGTCAGCAATCCATTCAATCTGCTTCGGATCTTGTGTTTTTTGCATTGATTTTGTCTTGTTGCAGGCAATGACATCTGAACAAGCTGAAGAAGGTTCTTTGATTTTCTAAGAGGCTGCATTGGAAGGTTCTGGtcaagagagaggggggtttgggggggttgcaagagcaagagagagaaaaaaccccACACAATAAGATCGGGCCGCCCGGTGTGATCTGTATCGGATTACTGAAGAAGCGCATGGATCTGCTACTAATCCGCCCGGGATCTCTCAGCCTGCTGGCACTCAGCCTGCTGCTGGCTTGCACGGGGCTCGCTTTGGGACAGAACGAAACGGAACCCATCGTGTTGGAAGGGAAATGTCTGGTGGTGTGCGACTCCAACCCATCCTCGGACGGGGCAGTCACCTCTTCGCTGGGCATCTCGGTGCGGAGCGGCAGCGCCAAGGTGGCTTTCTCCGCGGTACGCAGCACCAACCACGAACCCTCCGAGATGAGCAACAGAACCATGACCATCTACTTCGACCAGGTAAGTGCCGACTCCCCACTTAATGCAACACCCTCCCCCCAttaccatctccccccccccccccccacccccagcttggGGGAGATCCTACACATAATCATCCCCAGATCCCCTGTCTCCCTTTCTCCCAGGTCTCCCTTTTCCCCCAGCTCCCCGTCACCCTTTCCGCCAGCTCCTTCTATCTCCCTTCCCCCCAGCTCCTTCTGcctttccctgtctctcccccgtctcccttTCCCCCAGGGTCTCCCTTTTCCCCAGCTCCGTCTCCCTTTCCGCCAGCTCCTTCTGTCTTTCCCTGTCTCACTTCCCCCAGCTCCTCCCGTCTCACTTCCCCAGCTCCTTCTGTCTTCCCCTGTCCCCTTGTCCCCctttcccccagctccccctgtCTCCACttgtctcccccttccccccgccccacacacacacacacagttccccctgtctcccccccagctctctcccctTTGGTAACATCTCCCTCACCTCCTCCAATCTCGCCTTTCGTGTGAATAtctacggggggagggggggtgagagagatgggggaataaAAACTGAAAGACTGTCACTGGGGCGAAATGACCCCCATCCCCATTTCACTCAGTTCGATCATATTAACTGTTATTTGCACATTTTTACAGATTGGAGAGCGGATCATGCAATCTTATCCAAGTGGTTAACTTTGACCGCCTTGTGCACACCTATCTGTAGCAAAAAATTACCCTTTATTTGTTCAACTTTGCCCTTTATTTTATTTGCCTTTATTGTTTTATTAAATGTGAACTTTTAGCAGTTTGGTTCCCAGATATTTGCCCCGCGTTGTGTTGCTTCTAACATTCTGGATGATTTAGTATCATCTCCActggctgtgcgtgtgtgtgagagagaaagtctctttcctctggttccactggGTTAGCCTTCACTCTCAGCCCGTTCCTCGCTGCACTCTTCAACGGAACGGACCCGGGGAGCTTGTCGAATCCCATGTCCGGCCACCGCATCTCAAATCTCCGGGCGAACCTTgttatctaccccccccccccctctttaacCTCACCACCAGCCCCGCTCCGCAAGTTTTCGCGCGCGTTAACGCAAATGCCAACATGCTGTACTGGAATCTCGGTGCCTTTGTGCTTTCTTGCAGGTGCTAGTTAATATTGGAAACCATTTCGACATGAGGTCCAGCACTTTCGTGGCCCCCAGGAAAGGGATTTACAGTTTCAGCTTCCACGTGGTCAAGGTGTACAACCGGCAGACAATCCAGGTTAGACAAAACACACCAGAGGGATGTGCTCAATCTCAGAGCCAGCGACTGTCAGTTAATAACAGCACAATTCATTCAACTGAACTGTAAtgataaaaatattttttttaaaaaataagacgGACAGAGGGTTATTGAGAGAAAGGAAGAAGTCCAATACATAGGCAGGCATGATAGAaaggaacaataaatgctggaaaaactcgccAGGTCTCAGAACATAGTTATAtgtagaagggtcatattggactcgaaacattaactctgttcctctctccacagctgcgagcagacctgctgagtttatgcagcattttctgtttttattccagatttccagcatctggagtGTTTTGTTTTTAGAAAAAAAAGGGAAGGGAGATTGCCCGGGTAGAGCTCCAGATTGGTAGTGCCAGTCTAACGCGGGAAGCATTGTGTTGTaacagtggggaggggaggggggagcgggacagTAAAGCGACTGTTAGCCAGTCGGCAGTAACTTTGGAACCCTTAGTGCAAAGGGCAAAGTTGTAAGGCTTCTTTCTTTATTGTTGTTCTGCTTTCAGGTTAGCCTCATGCAGAATGGCTGGGCTGTGATTTCTGCTTTTGCCGGGGACCAGGATGTGACCCGGGAGGCTGCCAGCAACGGGGTACTTTTAAACATGGAGAGAGAGGACAAAGTCTACTTAAAACTCGAAAGGGGCAACCTCATGGGAGGATGGAAATATTCAACGTTTTCTGGCTTTTTAGTTTTCCCTCTATAAAGGGACACCAATGCTGGTCGTAACCCCTCGCTGAGGATCAAGTCGCCATGTACATTAATCAATATTGCAACAGAACAAGATTATTAATGCCAAAACCACCTAACTGCTGAGTAGGGGCAGAGCCATTACCTACCGATTAGAATAATTCCTTCGAATACTTGACAATTGCCTTGGCCAATGTGGTTCTAAGTAGCTCTGGTGACAGTGCTCTTTAGGATATCAAGTGAATTTATTGACGAGGACAATTTCTGGCGAGACAATAGAAGCTGGATTTTCTTACGGGCGGATTTTTCTTTGATTGAACGAACCGAACCTTGGGCGGACGAAGAGAGTAACTCGCAAGTGACAACTCAAAACGGCGTAATTTAAACAAAAAAAGAGTAACAAGTTAGGGTTTTGATTTAAATGTTCTAGCAATGCTTTCTTTCGTGTTCGTATATAGCCTTAAGTAAAGAACAAGTCCAAATTCAGTggcgtgtttttttttaaatttggggaaATTTATGTATCGTTTCTGTGGGTGAGCTGGTTTTGAAGAAGTGTTTTATCACAAAAGGTTTCTTTGCACGAATTGAACGCAGCTCCTATTCCTTCTTTGTGTTGTGGTTGGTGTTCTTCGGGTGCAGAAAGAGTAACCTATAGATTAATAACACGAAGCATACCACGAATGATTGTAATAAATGGACCCAATTATTGATTGAGtgctatttttatttgttcagatTTGTCAATTTATCCTCTGACGCGCACACTGGAACTTACACATCTCTctccattttgttttaaagttttacATTGCTTGCTAAgatgaggcgatggcctagtggcactatcgctagactatcaatccaaaaGCTCAGCTAAACTCAGTtctggggaaccaggttcgaatcctgccagatggtggaatttgaattcgatacaaaaaatctagaattaagaatctgctgatgaccatgaaaccattgtggattgtctgggaaaacctacctggttcactaatgtccgctAGGGAAagaattctggcctacatgtgacccgagagccacagcaatgtggttgtctctcaactgccctccctccaaggcaactagggatcagatcatagaatccctacagtacagaaggaggtcatttggctcatccaggctgcatggaccacaatcccacccaagccctattcaggtaacccctcatatttaccatgctaatcccccgacactggggtttatttatcatggccaatgcccctaacccggacatctttggactgtgggaggaaaccggagcacccggaggaaacccacgcagacagtgacccaaggatggaattgaacacaggtccctggtgctgtgaggcagcagtggtaaccactatgtcaccatgccacccaataaatgggcaataaatgctggccaagcagcaacgtccatgtcccacaaatgaataaaataaaaaagctACTGGCGAGGCAATAGATATTCAATATTTCCAAGTACCTTTTCAGTGAAAAACAGCTGTAACACACAAAAGCGTCCAACCTTTAGACCGTTACAAAATTCAAGTCAATTCGCTCTATATTTTATTTTCATCTATATTTTTAACGCGATCGAATTTATCAGAACTTTGCGGTCTCCTAATTCTTTTAGCATGGGTAGGCGGAGTTGAGGCTATGTGCTGAAGGTTCTTAAGTAGTAAAAAGTACCTGCACTGGAGATAGCCGCCACTGGACTAAAACACGTAACTAACAGAATCCTCCCGCTCATTTCCCACAGAGATTCCGGGCATTCGCAAcaagcccccctccaccccccccccccccgcccccgtatCCCCACTGACATCTATTTACCGTTCAACCAACTAAAGTCTGAAtgtggtcgccacaccaccagtcCATTAAGTATTCATTTTCGGCAATGTGTATACGGAAACCGGTTCTGCTTGCAAATGATCTCCGTCTGTGGTTGAAATAAATAATCTTCATACTGAGATTCTCGGTCCTGTCTGAAGCTTTCACGGTTCTGCCTTCAAAGCACAGTTCTATTGTTTACAAACTACATGGCCCCAATCACGGTGAATCCGATACATTAGACAGCTACAGGAAATCATACAATTGTTACTTCACTGTATTTTACTTTAGCAAACACCATTTTTTGTGCTCCAGGTCTCTTAGAAAGTTGAGATGCGTTGCAGATCATAAAACGTGATGGATACTCGCC belongs to Mustelus asterias chromosome 7, sMusAst1.hap1.1, whole genome shotgun sequence and includes:
- the cbln2b gene encoding cerebellin-2b; translated protein: MDLLLIRPGSLSLLALSLLLACTGLALGQNETEPIVLEGKCLVVCDSNPSSDGAVTSSLGISVRSGSAKVAFSAVRSTNHEPSEMSNRTMTIYFDQVLVNIGNHFDMRSSTFVAPRKGIYSFSFHVVKVYNRQTIQVSLMQNGWAVISAFAGDQDVTREAASNGVLLNMEREDKVYLKLERGNLMGGWKYSTFSGFLVFPL